In the Glycine soja cultivar W05 unplaced genomic scaffold, ASM419377v2 tig00104178_1_pilon_502608_766094, whole genome shotgun sequence genome, TCGATTCGAGCAGGTCCTGACCAGACTCTTGCTCTGTAATACGCTTCGAACCTCGAGACGACATCCAATGCATACTTAGAGCATATTTTAGCTCGTCGAAAATATGGGCTAACAAATTGCCCCCAAAAAATGTCTGCTTCGATTCGAGATCGAAGGAAGATGAGAAGTTGacaatttttctcttcttctaccAGCTTCCCGGAAACGACGTCACGATCGCACGTTCACTGTGTAACCGTCGCCTCGATCTCCATTACCCATCATTAATTCCACCTTTCTAGGCAGAGTGGGACACGTGTCACGCTGGGGAGTCAAAAGGGAAATCTGATGTGATTGATTTCTGACCCTTGattcttattatattattttcctctttttaaaGTGAAACCCCATAAATAGCGCCAGAACTACAGATAAAACCCCTTCAGCTTCTTCCAAAACCCTTCTTCTTCCTTGCTTCTGaaacccttcttcttctttgcttcATATTTCCGGCGAAACCTTTCTTGCTTTCAGATCTTCCTATTAACTTGTTATTCCTTTCATCATCAACCTCACCGTATCTCTGAGCTTCGCCAACTGTTCTTCGTGAACCCAAGCTCTCACTCACTGATTCTATCAGCTACAAAACCCTTCACGAGAAAATCATCCTTTTTCAGATTTCTCATAATGTCGCAAGGCCAAGCAGTTCCGTTTGCTGGGAAATGGCACCGTTTCACAGTCAGGAACGACGGAGAGAAGGTGGTTCCAGAACCACAAGGTGACGCCGAACACACAGAAATCTGGGAATCGGAGGTGATGATCCCTTTCGCAGTGGAAAGGACAGTTTACGCTTTCGGTGGACCTCTGCCAGACCAAGAGTCACTCTCGAGTTCAATGAACAAGGTATTCCCCTGCTACCCAACTTGCGAACCTAGGATTTTTGATAGTGAGCCTTACAACTTCAATTGTTTAAGCAAACCCCACAAACTCTTTCGATCCGCCCCGTCAATAGCCCATAGGGATTACATACCTTGGCTTGATCGAGTCGAACAAGCGTATGAGGATTTCTGGAAGACATATGGCATATTTGACTTAATACAATTCTCTCGATTTGGTCCTGAATATCGGCCAGAAATGCTGATAGCAGCTATGCATTTTTTCGAGTCTTCTACCAACACCTTTCAATTTAAATGTGGAATGATGACCCCTACTCTCTTAGATGTAGCTGCCCTcacaggccttaggcctagcggAGAAACGTATGATCCCACTAAATCTAGTGATAATATCAAGCTAGTATATAAGGAGAACACCTTTTCCAAATATATAGCTGAACACAAAGGATCGGTCGAAGAGGAAGTCTCTGATGAAGAGCATGTAGCCTTCTTGACCCTATGGCTATCTCACTACGTCTTTTGCACAAAATCCTTGCAAGTAGCCAAAAGATTTATTCCAATGGCAATACAAATTCATGAAGGTCAGAGCTTTGGATTTGGACGCCTCTTGTTAGCAGTGCTATATGAATCGCTTGGAGAGGCATGTGATGACCTGAAGAAATCGAAGGATGGGTCTTCCTTCTTAGTATCTGGACCTATGTGGCTTCTCCAGTTGTGGCTTAATGCCACTTTCGAACAAGAAATGGGATTAATAATCCCACAAGATTATGCTGAAGAAGTTGCCAATCGCTCGATCGAAGGCCAGAGAGCACTTCGATTAACACCCAAGACCTTCGATCAAAACCCACAAAAGCTGTTCCTCAAGTACATGAAGATTTTTCTGAGTTTTGACAAGTTTCTTCCCCAACATGCTCCATTCATTAGTCGAGAGGTCGGCCCGGCCTGGTTCACTGACGATTTTCCTGCTGTCGATCCGGACAATGAAGAAGAAGTGAATGAAATATGGTCATTTTATTTGAATCCACAGATCCTGTCCTGTCGTACAGGTGTTCAATCGAACTATTTAGGCCTGGTTGGATACCAGCCTAATTTGGTTTCAAGACAATTTGGCCTCTCGCAGATCCGTCCCAAAAGCTTGTTCGAAGATCCTAGAGACGTCATAAGAGGGGCCAATCTTTCAGAAAAGACTTTCAAGAAATTTTTGAAGATTTCTCTTGATGAAAACTATAACCTGCATCCTTTTGAGTTCAACCATTCCCACTTCTGCACCATGGGGTTTGTTACCTGGTGGGAGAAATATTATTCGGGCCGTTCAGTTGGAGATACTACTATCATGATCTCCAGACTTGAGAGTGGTTTTACCCAACCAACGGTCGAGAATATCCGCTCAAACCTTCAAGCTCGAGGTATTAATATTACTTTTGACTTTCTAAATTGATATGTATTTTTGCCTTTTCTAATATTCTTACTTTCAGGCAAAACAATCACGACAAAGAAAATTGTTGAAACGTCTCGAGCTGATGTGAGACCCAAGAAACCCACTGGGGTGAAGATCCAAGAATGGAAACAAGAAGAGAAGGTAACTCTTCTGAACTTATCTTTTACTCTTAACGTCTTTGcctcatatttctttattttttcagagTCAAAAGAAAGATGATAGCACCGAGACTACCACGACCTCAAAACGCTCGAAGCGTGTGGTCATCGAATTCGACGAAGAAAAAGATGCAAGTTTTATTTCTAATGTCAATATTATAACTCTCTTTCAAGTCTATATTCTGACATTTCTTTACCCTCATAACAcaggaagaagaggaaagacCTCTTGTAAGAAAGAGAAAATCACCTGAGACTTCGACCAAATCTGCTGTCCAAACAGAGGCAGGCGATTCCCAGGCTCAAATgcctaagaagaaaaagaaagtgaagcaGATCGAGCCTGAACCTTCTGTGACGGTCGAGGGTGGTGAGCCAGtcaggaagaaaaagaagaagacaaagtcTTCAAAAGAACAAGGTGAGAATCAACCTGTTGACGTCCAACCACCTTCGACTGATGTTGGCGGCGCTGAAACAGAAACTACTCCCTCTATTGCTGAGATGGGCAACCTTGTCGAACAACCGGACTTACCACAAGAACACCCTACCGTCGAGGTACCATtcttaatatgattttaatcaTAGCTAATACGAAACTATTTGTTAACCTTTTTCATGACAATTCGAATCAGGTACAACAAAATGTTTCTGTAGAAGAAATACCCTCATGTGCTCGAACCTCTCCTGCTCCTGAGACGGATGCAGTGAATGTTGAGGAACAGGGTGAAGGTCAAGGTATTGGACCCAGCAGTCCTCAGGGATCGAGTCAGAGAAGTTCATCTGAAGAACACTTTTCCGATGAAGAGGCCATACAAGAGGCTGAAGCTGGAGGTTCAGACATTTTCCCAGCGTCTTCGACATCTAAGCTTTCCGCTAGCATAGGGATCGCAGAGGATACATTCATTCAAATGCAAGACGAAGACCCTGCTGCAGCCCTTCGACTCCTGCTGAACACCAGTCAAGCCAACACCTCAAGTGAAAAGAATCCTGGTGCTTCGTCCTCATCTGATGCTGATATAACCTCTACAGTACGCCAAGATTGCCTGCTTTTGAAGTTATCAATGGAATACGCACGGGCAGACGTACTTAAATCCATTGAAGAGAACCCTTCTGCTGCTTTTGGGCACCTGaactttttgaagaaattgcataACCCCCTTACTTCTGATGAAATTCTGGGCAAAGTTATACAAATCGAGTCCATTATCGATCAATTTGCAAATACTGTGCAGAAAAAACGCGAAAATGGCGCCAGACTCGATGCCCAGAAACAGGCACATATCCTTCTGCTCGAGAAAGCCCGAGCGGCTCAACGTGAAGTCGAGCGTCTCACCAAAGAGGCGAAAGAAGGATCTTCTGAGATCAAAGCCTGTGATGATAATATCTCCTCCTGGGAGGCAACTATTACAAATTTGCTGTCTCAGGTCGATGATCTAAGGCAGAAAATTGTAACAGAGCAGGCCAAACGCAAAGAACTCCAGGAGAAGGCCGCTGATTCGATTCAGAAGCTGGTTGCCGAAAAAGGGAGGGAAGGCCTGAAGGCCTTTAGTGCATCTCAAGCGGTAGCAGATGAGGCGAGAGCTATGGAGAGTGCTGACCAGGTTTTAAGCAAAGAGATGGCCACCTTGAAGAAGCTATATGAGGATTTGATCATGACTTagtagaatttatgattttttatttcgaATTCTGTATTTCGAttctactcttgatgtaatagACACATGCCCTTTCGTAGCAATTTTACTGTTATTgccatttttatgtttccatCACTTCTGTTtattctatgcttattttaactTCGAGCAatgttggtttatattttttcaaatatttaccaTTTATCCTCAAAGTACGTTTCTGAGGGGTTAATTCCTCTAATTCATAAGCACCATTCGAATAgatctgaattattttaaacgGTCCTTCCCAATTTGGGGACCATTTGCCCAAGGCTCGATCCTTACTATCCATGGGCAGGATAACCTTCCAAACTAAATCTCCAACATTAAAAGTTTTCGACTTCACTTTCTTATTATAAGCTTTAGcaaccctttctttttgtttagtcaAGACTTCTAATGCTCTTAATCTCTCCTCGTCTAAATCAACTAACTCATCTGAcatcattttccaataatggtcgaTCGGAATGTCCATTTGTTTTTGTACTCTAGCTGATTGCAAATGTATTTCGACCGGAAGTACAGCATCGTGCCCATAAGTTAGTCGAAATGGGGTAGTATTAGTTGATTCCTTAGGAGAATTTCTACATGCCCATAGAACTTGATCTAACGTTTTATTCCAATTTCTTGGCTTTTGGgcaatgtgttttttaatcaagttgATTAcaatcttattggctgcttcgacCTGACCATTTGCTTGCGCATAATATGGTGTCGAGGTTAATAATCGAAAGCCAGTTTTTTGggcaaattctttcatttttcgtcCAGTAAAAACTGAACCTTGATCAGTGGTAATTGTTTCGGGAATACCAaacctataaataatataattttgaatgaaactaATTACTGCTTCCTGATCAACATTTGGCAAAGGGACTGCTTCGATCCATTTTGTAAAGTAATCGATACCAACTATAATATAACGCTGGTTCTTAGAAGAAGCAGGCTTGATTTCGCCAATTAAATCCAAAGCCCATCCTCTGAAAGGCCAAGGTTTGATTATGGAGTGTAACTCACTAGCAGGTACATGCTGTATCCCTGCATGCTTTTGGCATCCCTGACAGCCTTTAGCAAATTCTATGCAGTCTTTTAACATCGAAGGCCAATACAAACCTTGTCGAAATAAAAGCCATTTCATTTTATGGCCTGCTTGATGTGATCCACAAGCCCCACTGTGAACATGGGAAACTGCTAAGTATGCTTCTGATTCATTTAGACATTTTAACAACACTCCTTCTGCAGtctttttaaacaaatcatTTCCCATAATCACGTAATTTAAGGCCCTATATTTAATCTTTCGAGCCACATTGCCTATTGGATTTTCCAAATATTCAATAATGGACTTTCTCCAATCATTATCTAACATATTGTCAAtggccaaaatttgaattttttcctgAAGATCATTCATactttcatcttcattatttTGTGGTATACTTGCCCCCACAAGTTTTGGCATTGGCAATTTAGTGCTTAATGGCTCTGGTAACaccaatttatcttttatttcgatCAACTGAGTTAACTTTTCCTTCGACATTTTGTACCCTGAAGCTATTTGGGCTAAATCATTTGCTTCTCGGTTTTCTTGTCGAGGTACATGCTCAATGTTAATATAATCGAAATGATTCAGAAGAGAACTTgctataacaaaatattttgctaAGTGTTCATTAACACATTTGTATTCTTGTGTTAATTGCCTCAACACTAATTCTGAATCACCTCTTATATTAACATTTCTTGCCCCCAggctaattaaaatttcaaggcctgtaattagagcttcatactcagcctcattattagaacaaagccctttgattttatatttgaactTAGTTGGAACTTTATTGGGGGATATTATTAAAACTCCAATTCCAGTTCCATGTTTGTGTTTCGAACCATCGAAATACAAAATCCATGGCTCTGTATCGACATAGTCTTGCGACATTTCGACCACTGAGTGATCTACAATAAAATCTGCCACAATTTGACCCTTAACAGATTTCAAAGGCTTGTACGTTAAAGAATATTCTGTTAATGCTAAAGCCCATTTCCCAATTCTACTGTGTAAAATCGGTTTTGACAACATGTGCttaataacatcataatgagaATACACATAAACATCAACAGGCTTTATATATTGCTTAAGTTTTGCACAAGAGAAATACAGACAAAGACAAAGTTTTTCTATGGCAGTATATCTAGTTTCTGCATCATTTAGTACACGACTAAGATAATAAATTGCATGTTCTATGCTATCATCATCTTCCTGAGCCAACATGCTACCAATGGTCTTGTCAGACGCAGCAATATACAATTTCATAGACTTGTTTCGACTAGGAGGCACTAACACAGGAGGCTTGATCagatattctttaatttcatcGAAAGCCTTTTGATGCTCTTCATTCCATTTGAATGGTTCATCTTTCTTGAGTCGAAGTAATGGCAAAAAAATCTGAGCTTTGCCACTTAGATTCGAAATGAATCGCCTCAAGAAGTTGATTTTTCCTAGCAAAGACTGAAGCTGTTTTTTGGTCGAAGGAGGCTTTGTCTCAAGAATAGCCTTtgtcttattttgatttatctcaATGCCTTTTTTATGCACCACGAAACCAAGGAAATCTCCTGCACGCACACAAAAAGCACACTTTAATGGATTCATTTTTAATCCATGTTTCCTCATTCGTTCGAAAGATTGCCTAAGATAATCCAAATGGCTAtcttctgaggaggatttgatgattatatcatcaatataaatttgcataaatgtgtcaataaaatcatgaaacatgGAATTCATGGCCCTTTGATAAgtggccccagcatttttcaacccAAAGGGCATAACCACCCATTCATAAGTGCCTAAAGCACCAGGGCATCGAAATGCTGTTTTCGACACATCATTTTCAGTAATAAATATTTGGTTATAACCAGAATAACCATCTAACATGCTTAAAAATTCGAAACCAGCTGCCGAATCTACCAACATTTCCGCTACTGGCATAGCATATTCATCTTTAGGTGTAGCATTATTTAGATCCCTAAAATCTATGCATACTCTAAGAGTTCCATTCTTTTTAATGACAGGGACTATATTTGCTAACCATTCGACATACCTGGCAGCCCTGATGAATTTACACCTCAGCAGCCTTTCGATCTCTTCCTTGATCTTGGACATGATTTTTGGTGCGAATCTTCTCGGTAGTTGTTTTACTGGTCTTTTTCCTTCCTTAATAGGTAACTTCATTTCGACCATTTCTCTGTTTAACCCAGGCATTTCGTGGTAATCCCAAGCAAAACAGTCTTTAAACTCTCTAAGAAGAGGTACCAGCTTTTCTTTTAAACTTGAGGTGATATTGGCACTGATATAAGTTGGCCTTTTAATCGAGCCATCTCCAATATCGACCTCTTCCAAAGGATCTTGAGCCTGCATCTTTGGCGCCTCACTTATGGGATTTTTCTCGAAACCCAGCGGCTCATCGTCATATATGCAATCCAGTCTTCGatcctttgtttctttgttttcatgatCTTCGATCTTGGCTTCAACTGCCATATTTTGTTGAGACTCAGCCTCAAAGGCcgtatttattctattttcggCCATATAAGCCGTAATTCTGGCCCATGCAGTGGCCTCAGTCATATTAATCTTCATATATATTCCACCCAGTTGGTGGAATGACTCCATCTTTAGAGGGAACAACATCAATTTCCTCCCTCTCCCATATAAACCCATAGGTAGGATGGAGTTTGACAGAGTGGACAACATTGTCACTCGATTCGACAACAGCCTCCTTGTCACCACAAGGTGCTATGTTAGCCAACTTTTTGTCAAAGGTCTGTGCAGTAACATTACCGACCTCTGAGTTATAGAAGCTTTGATCCGCCTCTATATTTTCAACAATCCCATCCTCCCTCCAGATAATGAGCTTCTGGTGAAGGGTAGATGGCACAGCCCCAACTCCATGAATCCACTCCCTTCCTAATAGCAAGTTAAAATTAGCCTTAGACTGTATCACCAGGAAAAGAGTTGGTCGAACTATACTGCCTACAGCAACATCTACTTGAATGGCTCCCAAAGAATAGCCAGTTTTACCCTCATAATTCGAAAGCACAATGTTGTGGGCAGATAGATCAGTGTCATGTTTCCCGATCTTGTAGAGCATAGATCGAGGCATTAAGTTGACAGCCGCTCCTCCATCAATGAGCACTTTGTTGATTCCAACATTctcaacttttgctctgatgaAAAGAGGTTTGAGATGACTTTTCATCTGAAAATCTGGCTTTTCGAAATAAGCTAATTGCTCTTCCACACAGCCATTATTCATAACATAGTAACATACTGGCTTTGGGTCAGCCATATCAAAATGATCGAACTCACTTTCGATCTCAGTAACTTCAGATTGGACATCATATTCAGATGGCAAAATTGATACCACACAGATGACATCGAAATCTGGCTCAGAATCCAGTAGATCCTCATCCTCCATCTTATCTTCATCCACCGGAGGCAGGAGTCTCTCCTTTACTGGCCTCCTAGATACTTCTTTATATTGGCCCATTTGCGGGTTCTGCTGGGCCAATTTCTTCTGACGCTGGAACCTACGCCATTGGGTCCTCGTCATAGGATTCTTTCCCTTGTAATTGTTCCTATACGAGTACCTATTGGCCTCCTGTGGGCCAATTTGCTTCGTTCCACTCGAACCACCTACTTCCATAATCCCTTTGTTGAACCTTATGAGTCCCTGGTGCATCCATTTTTCGACCGGCACTGAACCAGGAGGAGCGAAAGTATTCCTTCGACCTGACTTCTGATTAGTATTCGACTGCACCATAACTCTTTTGCCTTTATCGAAACGTTGGTTCTGCCTTGCCCCCTTGTTAACAACTTGGTATTTCTTGAGGCCCTCAGTAGCCTCCTTATCACATACTGCACTGCAGCGAGGGCAGAGCATCACAATCTTGTTTTCGAGTTTGCATCTGTTCAAGAAATCAATTAACTCCTCCTCAGCTTGAGGATAAACAACCTTCATCTGTTCGTTGTAATCCTCTTCAGATACATCCTGAACTTGCACATGGGACACCTCCATTGTTTCGACCATCATTATTTCTTGGGGCTCCGCATAGAGAGTTTCGGCAGCTTTGGATGTTTCAGCATTTGCCTGAACAACCTTTGgtttctcaccaaattttagcCTTCCTTCGTCAAGAGCCTTTTgaaccaaatccctgaaaagaaCACAACGTGAGGTTTTATGGCCaaggaaattatgaaatttacaataaccccTTTTTTTCTGTTGTTCGATGGGGGTACTTTCAAGCCCTTAGGAACAACAATCTGGCCATCTGTgactaataaatcaaatatttcatcacatttagttatgtcaaatgtataagttttagacataaattttatcatttttaggttCAA is a window encoding:
- the LOC114404476 gene encoding uncharacterized protein LOC114404476 codes for the protein MSQGQAVPFAGKWHRFTVRNDGEKVVPEPQGDAEHTEIWESEVMIPFAVERTVYAFGGPLPDQESLSSSMNKVFPCYPTCEPRIFDSEPYNFNCLSKPHKLFRSAPSIAHRDYIPWLDRVEQAYEDFWKTYGIFDLIQFSRFGPEYRPEMLIAAMHFFESSTNTFQFKCGMMTPTLLDVAALTGLRPSGETYDPTKSSDNIKLVYKENTFSKYIAEHKGSVEEEVSDEEHVAFLTLWLSHYVFCTKSLQVAKRFIPMAIQIHEGQSFGFGRLLLAVLYESLGEACDDLKKSKDGSSFLVSGPMWLLQLWLNATFEQEMGLIIPQDYAEEVANRSIEGQRALRLTPKTFDQNPQKLFLKYMKIFLSFDKFLPQHAPFISREVGPAWFTDDFPAVDPDNEEEVNEIWSFYLNPQILSCRTGVQSNYLGLVGYQPNLVSRQFGLSQIRPKSLFEDPRDVIRGANLSEKTFKKFLKISLDENYNLHPFEFNHSHFCTMGFVTWWEKYYSGRSVGDTTIMISRLESGFTQPTVENIRSNLQARGINITFDFLN
- the LOC114404471 gene encoding uncharacterized protein LOC114404471 produces the protein MPKKKKKVKQIEPEPSVTVEGGEPVRKKKKKTKSSKEQGENQPVDVQPPSTDVGGAETETTPSIAEMGNLVEQPDLPQEHPTVEVQQNVSVEEIPSCARTSPAPETDAVNVEEQGEGQGIGPSSPQGSSQRSSSEEHFSDEEAIQEAEAGGSDIFPASSTSKLSASIGIAEDTFIQMQDEDPAAALRLLLNTSQANTSSEKNPGASSSSDADITSTVRQDCLLLKLSMEYARADVLKSIEENPSAAFGHLNFLKKLHNPLTSDEILGKVIQIESIIDQFANTVQKKRENGARLDAQKQAHILLLEKARAAQREVERLTKEAKEGSSEIKACDDNISSWEATITNLLSQVDDLRQKIVTEQAKRKELQEKAADSIQKLVAEKGREGLKAFSASQAVADEARAMESADQVLSKEMATLKKLYEDLIMT